The following coding sequences are from one Leptospira ellinghausenii window:
- a CDS encoding Lsa36 family surface (lipo)protein has protein sequence MIRTTNKFFAILFFFPVLLGKSFQLEAQVICGGAECANIPSEYQLLGNFAGPALDRIYTNGFLRSMGENAVLQNLNANQSGAQNVPSYRLGLGYTIARGQAKARDLYYENSELRNLPKEGVAASPSFNFTANLSQLFQTPYASRWNVTTHFFPYEFTEANIPFVKIRNTEVRGKIQNYGILFRYFPESSGFSFGFGFFQTNQDLYLSSYDRRTTQFRIDGEKRRWLGINDLYYQSRISSFSFDVKYNWTIGILSITPGFGCVYNEGYTSIQVSRYALISTRSNPDDFSTYPSVIGIRLATRYDHVSSFGYGSLGLRFGQGRFSVTTEVMAGREMQSANLSLNYQF, from the coding sequence ATGATTCGCACAACCAACAAATTTTTTGCAATCTTATTCTTCTTTCCAGTTTTATTGGGAAAAAGTTTTCAATTAGAAGCACAAGTCATTTGTGGAGGGGCAGAGTGTGCAAACATTCCTTCCGAATACCAACTCCTCGGAAATTTTGCGGGCCCCGCTTTAGATCGAATTTATACGAATGGCTTTCTTCGGTCCATGGGAGAGAATGCAGTATTACAAAATCTGAATGCAAACCAATCAGGTGCCCAGAATGTTCCCTCCTACCGTTTGGGCTTAGGTTACACGATCGCAAGAGGACAAGCTAAAGCACGTGATTTGTATTATGAAAACTCTGAACTTAGAAATTTGCCAAAAGAAGGTGTCGCTGCGTCTCCTTCCTTCAATTTTACAGCCAATCTGAGTCAATTGTTTCAAACTCCTTATGCCAGTCGTTGGAATGTCACAACACATTTTTTCCCTTATGAATTTACGGAAGCAAATATTCCATTCGTAAAGATTCGTAATACTGAAGTTAGGGGAAAGATCCAAAACTATGGAATTTTGTTTCGTTATTTCCCAGAATCTTCTGGTTTTTCTTTTGGATTTGGATTTTTTCAAACAAACCAAGACTTATACTTAAGTTCGTATGATCGTAGAACCACTCAGTTCCGAATCGACGGAGAAAAACGAAGGTGGTTGGGAATCAATGATTTGTATTACCAATCAAGGATATCTTCTTTTTCTTTCGATGTGAAATACAATTGGACAATTGGAATTTTATCTATTACACCTGGTTTTGGATGTGTATACAATGAAGGATATACTTCAATTCAAGTGAGTCGGTATGCACTGATTTCAACTCGATCTAATCCAGATGATTTTTCGACCTATCCGAGTGTTATTGGAATTCGTCTCGCTACTCGTTATGATCATGTTTCCAGTTTTGGATATGGAAGTTTAGGCTTACGATTTGGACAGGGAAGGTTTAGTGTGACTACGGAAGTGATGGCAGGGAGAGAAATGCAATCAGCAAATCTCTCCTTAAATTACCAATTTTAA
- a CDS encoding STAS domain-containing protein, whose product MDVQVKDDIRIIKFSGAILKVDSDEIEKELSKLTQGSVKKIILDLTKVHHICSTALGIFVATKRKLKPLNGDIKVIVVDEDLIQLFEITMLDKVFEIFPDLPSAMEGFQLDEEDSH is encoded by the coding sequence ATGGATGTTCAAGTCAAGGATGACATAAGGATTATCAAATTTTCTGGAGCCATTTTAAAAGTGGATTCCGATGAAATTGAAAAAGAATTGTCAAAACTCACCCAAGGTTCTGTTAAAAAAATCATTTTAGATTTAACTAAAGTTCATCATATATGTTCAACTGCTTTAGGGATTTTTGTCGCCACAAAACGTAAGTTAAAGCCTTTGAACGGTGATATTAAGGTGATTGTGGTTGATGAAGATTTAATCCAATTATTCGAAATCACAATGTTAGATAAAGTTTTTGAAATTTTTCCTGACTTGCCTTCTGCAATGGAAGGTTTCCAGTTAGACGAGGAAGATTCCCACTGA
- a CDS encoding OmpA family protein, translating into MARILLIILFLFGSGLTSSQSIKNGIQVLEGDLINTGHLLRTEKQVFRITSTTLQEELAYLSGKKVRMLCDVQGDGCSPIRYEIEPFETGKTPDWTLKKIPRYVTQGLFSFNPQCTPDGKILFWTALVREGGRSTQKIWASKRDQFGFWMAGEQLPSPLNNRYPSAVISALPGGNELFVFGNFGEDELLDQLKREMTQKSQLATREAANAKEFHIVLTKLENEYKERSEKIQNRAPLYKTRKTETGWSLPSPIHFPSFYNWYKKADNPNQQVFGGSALSSSGRTLIYSAQQKKNFGKLDLYVSLQNEAGIFEDGINLGNTLNTGEEEMAPFLAPDDRTLYFSSSGRKEGISIFIARRNGDSWTTWSEPQELSPNLRGVNFFSIPAVGNWAYVSREGELFMAAIPQHFQPDPVMVIKGKVVDEEGKPLSAFVQYESLLKKKTIGSTISDPTTGEFSLILPYDENYGFYGEKEGYLPVSQNLNLLGKEKEDKEKTVLLVLPKLRRGNQIVMNNLFFAFRSADFAKESEPELDRLAGILKKTSNLKVLIEGHTDNVGTKVANQKLSLERANSVAVYLKSKHKIEEARISVIGLGPSNPIADNATEEGRAVNRRVVFKILEE; encoded by the coding sequence ATGGCACGGATTCTACTCATCATTCTCTTCCTTTTTGGGAGCGGACTCACCAGTTCGCAAAGTATAAAAAATGGAATCCAGGTTTTGGAGGGAGACCTCATCAATACAGGCCATCTTTTGCGAACAGAAAAACAAGTATTCCGCATCACGAGTACAACCTTACAGGAAGAACTCGCTTATCTAAGTGGGAAAAAAGTACGGATGTTATGCGATGTGCAAGGGGATGGATGTTCACCCATTCGCTATGAAATTGAACCATTTGAAACGGGAAAAACTCCTGATTGGACCTTAAAAAAAATCCCAAGGTATGTAACACAAGGGTTATTCTCCTTTAATCCACAATGTACTCCTGATGGGAAAATACTATTTTGGACTGCCCTTGTGAGAGAAGGGGGCAGGTCCACTCAGAAAATTTGGGCATCAAAACGAGACCAATTTGGGTTTTGGATGGCAGGTGAACAATTGCCATCTCCATTAAACAACCGTTATCCTTCGGCCGTGATTTCTGCTTTGCCAGGTGGGAATGAACTTTTTGTATTTGGAAACTTTGGTGAGGATGAATTACTCGATCAACTCAAACGTGAGATGACACAAAAATCGCAATTGGCAACAAGAGAAGCAGCCAATGCCAAAGAATTTCATATTGTTCTCACTAAATTAGAAAACGAATACAAAGAAAGATCAGAAAAAATCCAAAATAGAGCACCCTTGTATAAAACTCGTAAAACGGAAACTGGTTGGTCGTTACCAAGTCCAATCCATTTCCCAAGTTTTTATAATTGGTACAAAAAAGCAGATAATCCCAACCAACAAGTATTTGGTGGATCAGCATTGTCTTCCAGTGGTAGAACTTTGATTTATTCGGCCCAACAGAAAAAAAATTTTGGAAAACTCGATTTATATGTGAGTTTACAAAACGAAGCAGGAATTTTTGAAGATGGAATTAACCTAGGAAATACCTTAAACACAGGAGAAGAGGAAATGGCTCCTTTTCTTGCACCTGATGATCGTACCTTGTATTTCTCTTCCTCCGGAAGAAAAGAAGGGATTTCTATTTTTATTGCAAGGAGAAATGGTGATTCTTGGACAACATGGTCGGAACCACAGGAATTGTCTCCTAACCTAAGAGGCGTTAACTTTTTTAGTATCCCTGCTGTTGGGAACTGGGCCTATGTATCAAGAGAGGGTGAGTTGTTTATGGCAGCAATCCCACAACATTTTCAACCAGATCCTGTTATGGTGATCAAAGGGAAAGTTGTAGATGAAGAAGGAAAACCGCTATCTGCATTTGTCCAATATGAGTCTCTCTTAAAGAAAAAAACCATTGGGTCCACCATCAGTGATCCAACTACAGGTGAGTTTAGTCTGATTTTACCTTATGATGAAAATTATGGATTTTACGGTGAAAAAGAAGGTTATTTACCTGTCTCACAAAACCTTAATTTGTTGGGAAAAGAAAAGGAAGATAAAGAGAAAACTGTTTTACTCGTTTTACCGAAACTAAGGAGAGGAAATCAAATTGTGATGAACAATTTGTTTTTTGCCTTTCGATCTGCAGACTTTGCCAAAGAGTCTGAACCAGAACTTGACAGATTGGCAGGAATTTTGAAAAAAACCTCCAATTTAAAGGTACTCATCGAAGGCCATACGGATAATGTTGGTACAAAAGTCGCCAACCAAAAGTTGTCCTTGGAACGTGCAAATTCAGTTGCCGTTTATTTAAAGTCTAAACATAAAATAGAAGAGGCGAGGATTTCTGTGATTGGTCTCGGGCCAAGTAATCCCATCGCAGACAATGCGACGGAAGAAGGCCGAGCTGTGAACCGAAGGGTAGTTTTTAAAATTTTGGAAGAGTGA
- a CDS encoding ATP-binding cassette domain-containing protein gives MIQASGITVSFGKKPLFENVSIKFKPECRYGLIGANGSGKSTFMKVLAGILQPSAGSVVLDKDVKVGYLKQDHYEYENETVLGTVLRGNPELWNLMAERDAIYAKEDMTDEEGIRISEIEELFADMGGYEAESVAGELLEGLGIPTTAHNRPLNFLTGGFKLRVLLAQVLFLKPDVLLLDEPTNHLDIKTIHWLEELLINYEGVVIVISHDRHFINSVATHIADLDYNTIRVFPGNYDDFMIAAEQSREQLMNDSKRAKEKIADLQEFVSRFSANASKSKQATSRQKMIEKIKSDMVEVKPSSRVAPYIRFKAKRVLGKDVFEAINITKSYDGKPVIKDFSISITKGEKVGIVGTNGVGKTTLLKMLLKKLEPDSGQVKWGDSVETSFFPQDHREAMEPDADTLVEWLLRNSPQGTEVQEIRAILGRMLFSGDMANKSTTVLSGGEKSRMIIGKMILAGDNVIALDEPTNHLDLETIEALNYALSLFDGTVILVSHDREFISSLCTRIIEVTPEGIKDFKGNYEEFLEREGNDFYKRLTGGAILTP, from the coding sequence ATGATCCAAGCTAGCGGCATTACAGTCTCCTTCGGGAAAAAACCCCTTTTTGAAAACGTTTCCATTAAATTCAAACCGGAGTGCCGTTATGGGCTTATTGGAGCCAATGGTTCGGGAAAATCGACCTTCATGAAGGTCCTGGCGGGCATTCTACAGCCCTCTGCAGGCTCTGTGGTCCTCGACAAGGACGTAAAAGTTGGGTATTTGAAGCAGGACCACTATGAATACGAAAATGAGACCGTACTAGGCACTGTTTTACGAGGGAATCCTGAACTTTGGAACCTAATGGCAGAACGTGACGCCATTTATGCCAAAGAAGACATGACGGACGAAGAAGGGATCCGGATTTCCGAAATTGAAGAATTATTTGCAGATATGGGTGGATACGAAGCCGAATCGGTTGCGGGGGAACTTTTAGAAGGTCTTGGAATTCCTACCACTGCTCACAACCGTCCGCTTAACTTTTTAACAGGTGGGTTCAAATTACGAGTTCTCCTTGCCCAAGTGTTATTTTTAAAACCAGATGTCCTCCTCCTAGACGAACCAACGAACCACTTAGATATCAAAACCATCCACTGGTTAGAAGAACTTCTCATCAATTATGAAGGTGTGGTCATCGTGATTTCCCACGACCGTCACTTTATCAACTCAGTTGCCACTCATATCGCTGACCTTGACTATAATACCATTCGAGTTTTCCCAGGGAACTACGACGACTTTATGATTGCTGCTGAACAATCCCGCGAACAACTCATGAATGACAGCAAAAGAGCAAAAGAAAAAATTGCCGACTTACAGGAGTTTGTTTCAAGATTCTCAGCTAACGCTAGTAAATCAAAACAAGCTACGTCTCGTCAAAAGATGATCGAAAAAATCAAATCTGATATGGTAGAGGTAAAACCTTCTTCAAGGGTAGCTCCTTACATCCGTTTCAAAGCAAAACGTGTGTTAGGAAAAGATGTCTTCGAAGCAATCAACATTACAAAGTCATATGATGGAAAACCAGTCATCAAAGACTTTAGCATTTCCATTACGAAAGGTGAGAAGGTGGGGATTGTTGGAACAAACGGTGTAGGTAAAACCACACTTCTTAAAATGTTATTAAAAAAATTGGAACCAGATTCTGGCCAAGTAAAATGGGGTGATTCGGTAGAAACATCTTTTTTCCCGCAGGACCATAGAGAAGCAATGGAACCAGATGCAGATACTCTGGTTGAATGGTTACTTCGCAATTCACCTCAAGGCACAGAAGTACAAGAGATTCGTGCAATTTTAGGTAGGATGCTTTTTTCAGGTGATATGGCCAACAAATCCACAACTGTGTTATCGGGTGGTGAAAAATCTCGTATGATCATTGGAAAAATGATCCTTGCTGGTGACAACGTAATCGCTCTTGACGAACCAACTAACCACTTAGACTTAGAAACGATCGAAGCACTAAACTACGCCTTATCTTTGTTTGATGGAACAGTGATATTGGTTTCGCATGATAGGGAGTTTATTTCCTCACTTTGTACTAGAATTATTGAAGTAACTCCAGAAGGAATCAAAGACTTCAAAGGAAATTACGAAGAATTTTTGGAAAGAGAAGGAAACGATTTTTACAAACGACTTACTGGGGGAGCAATCCTTACCCCTTAA
- a CDS encoding ComF family protein, with translation MDRFVFYEETYSLQKRDLIAKELFLSLKFQNEKQISNYFCLGWRQLAKFWKLDPPDCFVMVPSKPKPGPKPYHVAWSLRNRLIRGLKLREDTSLRKVSKDKQSEKRFEERFFHAKKAFEFTKSDRIIEGLHVLLVDDIFTTGASLNEIARLYKLRGVRKVTCVVFLLSGVIESNGCSSQG, from the coding sequence GTGGATCGTTTTGTATTTTATGAGGAAACTTACTCTTTGCAAAAGAGAGACCTGATCGCCAAAGAACTTTTCCTTTCCTTAAAATTCCAAAACGAAAAACAAATCTCCAACTACTTCTGTTTAGGTTGGAGGCAGTTGGCAAAATTTTGGAAACTCGACCCTCCCGATTGTTTTGTAATGGTTCCTTCCAAACCGAAACCTGGACCAAAACCTTACCATGTCGCCTGGTCGTTACGAAATCGGCTGATACGAGGCCTAAAATTAAGGGAAGATACGAGTCTTCGTAAGGTTTCAAAGGACAAACAGTCGGAGAAACGATTTGAAGAGAGATTTTTTCATGCAAAAAAGGCATTCGAATTCACAAAAAGTGATAGAATCATAGAAGGACTTCATGTTCTACTCGTAGATGATATATTTACGACAGGTGCCTCACTCAATGAAATTGCTCGGTTGTACAAACTGAGAGGGGTAAGGAAGGTAACTTGCGTAGTTTTCTTGTTAAGCGGGGTGATTGAATCGAATGGATGTTCAAGTCAAGGATGA
- a CDS encoding LIC_11490 family protein: MLFAAFAMILVGVLCFIYVALSPGKPKQTTYQPRKPLNQGQFRMPERPQVPPQLDERIRRERTISEDRHLSDSQKEEQTPSVVQKSEVLRPNDLGNLESEPIPPKESLFAIEGTLYLDHSGKLTFGEDSIDLDVMEDGLRNFKRVGSGNLREENGKFLFHSGNVTYTYTPEELDQVVLHNQGIVFILKEPKTPRPVFFTKEIDTFKEFLKQAALN, translated from the coding sequence ATGTTGTTTGCCGCATTCGCAATGATTCTCGTGGGAGTTCTGTGCTTTATTTACGTAGCCCTGTCTCCTGGGAAACCGAAACAAACAACCTACCAACCTCGAAAACCCCTAAACCAAGGGCAATTTCGGATGCCTGAGAGGCCACAGGTTCCCCCTCAACTTGACGAACGTATCCGAAGAGAACGTACGATTTCGGAAGACAGACATCTTTCTGATTCACAAAAGGAAGAACAAACTCCATCAGTGGTACAAAAATCAGAGGTTCTTCGGCCAAACGATTTAGGAAACTTAGAATCAGAGCCTATTCCACCAAAAGAGAGTCTTTTTGCGATTGAAGGTACATTGTATTTGGATCATTCAGGTAAACTGACGTTTGGTGAGGATTCAATTGATTTGGATGTTATGGAAGATGGACTTCGAAATTTCAAACGAGTGGGAAGTGGGAATTTAAGGGAAGAAAACGGAAAGTTTTTGTTCCACTCAGGCAACGTAACTTATACGTACACACCTGAAGAACTTGACCAAGTGGTCCTACACAACCAAGGGATTGTTTTCATTTTAAAAGAACCAAAAACTCCAAGGCCTGTCTTTTTTACAAAAGAAATTGATACCTTTAAAGAGTTTCTAAAACAAGCTGCTCTCAACTAA
- a CDS encoding chemotaxis protein CheX — translation MQIKADFINPFLEAATIVFRDVLQQDLIRGKIGIKDSPAPSHEIAIVIGVVGSFSGEVVYSMNYDAAYKISRKLVPGLSDEDVKNEYKDILGEIANMTTGNAMNIFTSAGQSVEITTPNIQESQSTSVRFNKKPTLSINLYSKFGRIEVNVAIA, via the coding sequence ATGCAAATCAAAGCCGACTTCATCAACCCATTCCTGGAAGCTGCGACCATCGTATTCCGCGATGTTTTACAACAGGACTTAATCCGAGGAAAAATTGGGATCAAAGATTCCCCTGCACCTAGCCATGAGATAGCCATAGTCATTGGAGTTGTTGGATCCTTCAGTGGTGAAGTCGTTTATAGTATGAATTATGATGCGGCTTATAAAATTTCTCGCAAACTTGTGCCAGGTTTGTCGGACGAAGATGTTAAAAATGAATACAAAGACATCCTCGGTGAGATTGCCAACATGACAACAGGGAATGCTATGAATATCTTTACTTCAGCTGGTCAATCTGTGGAAATCACAACACCAAATATCCAAGAATCACAAAGTACTTCTGTCCGATTCAATAAAAAACCAACTCTTTCCATCAACTTATACTCCAAGTTTGGAAGGATCGAAGTGAACGTTGCCATCGCATGA
- a CDS encoding tetratricopeptide repeat protein, with the protein MNCLTKCLYWFEKQWLVLTIAFFLFPVCIFHPITAEPPEIFLPFPETWKETNPNVDEFNTAPSSANIQTKPKESSTVSNQNGNNIQTPTNSGVVPSNSKDQVSINTSLPTSGPIQEPKVQDKKKKKKEVIDPSKASFQKGKAYLSRDQKKSAEQEFADSYNKEGDSAKYSRTENTNLFGLDGKDKESSGLVEKQEDPDLKIKTQFELARSLDRIGNPDSEEKAYKEYLKLVTEFPKHPELTPRAHYAMAILLIRKKEFRSAAHQLVNVIKNFKESEEFLPAHYYLGKIYESSWDERDLERSLKYYQLYLNGIDGKNPKPGYDFRKETRERLRVLGSSI; encoded by the coding sequence ATGAATTGTCTAACCAAATGTTTATACTGGTTTGAAAAACAATGGTTAGTTTTAACCATTGCTTTCTTCCTTTTTCCTGTTTGTATTTTTCACCCGATTACAGCTGAACCTCCTGAGATTTTTTTACCTTTTCCTGAAACTTGGAAAGAAACAAATCCGAATGTTGATGAATTCAATACTGCACCTTCTTCTGCAAACATCCAAACAAAACCAAAGGAATCTTCGACTGTTTCCAATCAAAATGGAAACAATATACAAACACCCACAAACTCAGGTGTAGTTCCTTCCAATTCTAAAGACCAAGTTTCCATTAACACTTCTTTACCAACATCAGGACCAATTCAAGAACCAAAGGTTCAAGATAAAAAGAAAAAAAAGAAGGAAGTGATCGATCCTTCCAAAGCTTCGTTTCAAAAAGGTAAGGCATACCTTTCCAGAGACCAGAAAAAATCGGCTGAACAAGAATTTGCCGATTCTTATAATAAAGAAGGTGATTCTGCAAAATACTCTCGCACTGAGAACACCAACTTATTTGGATTAGATGGAAAGGATAAAGAATCCTCAGGTTTAGTCGAAAAACAAGAAGATCCTGATCTAAAAATTAAAACTCAATTTGAGTTAGCAAGATCTTTGGATCGGATTGGGAATCCTGATTCGGAAGAAAAAGCTTACAAAGAATATCTGAAGTTGGTCACTGAATTTCCAAAACACCCAGAACTCACACCTAGGGCACATTATGCGATGGCGATTTTGTTAATTCGTAAAAAAGAATTCCGATCGGCGGCCCACCAATTGGTGAATGTGATCAAAAACTTCAAAGAATCTGAAGAATTTTTGCCAGCACATTATTATTTAGGTAAAATTTACGAGAGCAGTTGGGATGAAAGAGATTTGGAACGTTCCTTAAAATACTACCAATTGTATTTAAACGGAATTGATGGAAAAAATCCAAAACCTGGTTATGACTTTCGAAAGGAAACCCGAGAGAGATTACGGGTCCTTGGTTCTTCTATTTAA
- a CDS encoding LIC_11485 family protein, giving the protein MDIKNINIPKVNVDTQKMMGAVDGLVDKIPPQVQDLLKKIAIALFVFFLIMAIYIGWSNGWENAKPQGQQLAQDTRSLFIMEIERDYNRKRKDVRMSDPEDLKYESNRRMQFDFLSERESNGYTHDTIPEEQEFLGKEYDFRNRKSEDTSVPPIYTPSGDGLIPSPIDVQPVSPKDSLEPSQASDDEVRMQKMLTRVSELEKKVKEKNEEKNLETLKLPKPPESKEGFGKPRSLERIPKDLR; this is encoded by the coding sequence GTGGACATCAAGAATATCAATATACCCAAAGTCAATGTAGACACACAAAAAATGATGGGGGCTGTCGATGGCCTTGTGGATAAAATCCCCCCTCAAGTCCAAGATTTACTCAAAAAAATCGCCATCGCTCTTTTTGTTTTTTTTCTGATTATGGCGATTTACATTGGATGGTCCAATGGATGGGAAAATGCCAAACCACAAGGACAACAGTTAGCACAAGATACACGCAGTTTGTTCATTATGGAAATTGAAAGGGATTACAATCGTAAACGCAAAGATGTTCGAATGTCGGACCCTGAAGATTTAAAATATGAATCCAATCGCCGGATGCAATTTGATTTCCTCAGTGAAAGAGAATCAAATGGATACACACACGATACGATTCCCGAAGAACAAGAGTTTTTGGGAAAAGAATATGATTTTAGAAATCGAAAATCAGAAGATACATCTGTACCTCCCATTTACACTCCGTCAGGTGATGGTTTAATCCCTTCTCCTATTGATGTACAACCTGTATCTCCAAAAGATAGTTTAGAACCATCTCAAGCATCTGATGATGAGGTTAGGATGCAAAAAATGTTAACTCGTGTTTCTGAATTGGAAAAAAAAGTGAAGGAAAAAAACGAAGAGAAAAATTTAGAAACTTTAAAACTGCCTAAACCTCCTGAATCAAAAGAAGGTTTTGGAAAACCAAGAAGTTTAGAACGGATTCCAAAAGACCTCCGATGA
- the rdgB gene encoding RdgB/HAM1 family non-canonical purine NTP pyrophosphatase, giving the protein MTKKTLAFASGSDHKRKEMQMLLSPLGYEVVTPKTLGINFEPVESESTFVGNSFIKSRELFRLTGLPSFADDSGICVDALSGEPGVYSARFGGLGLTDRERALYLLEKLGENPNRKAYYNCVVSYVDTIHQVSFDGKVEGFITHDYDEIGKYGFGYDPIFYYPNFGKRFSEVPEEEKNKVSHRKKAMELFLEWFQNIQ; this is encoded by the coding sequence CTGACAAAAAAAACGTTAGCATTTGCATCTGGAAGTGATCATAAGCGAAAAGAAATGCAAATGTTACTCTCACCTTTGGGTTATGAGGTAGTCACACCAAAAACTTTAGGCATCAACTTCGAACCAGTAGAATCTGAGTCTACATTTGTTGGTAATTCATTTATCAAATCCAGAGAACTCTTTCGCCTAACAGGCCTTCCGTCTTTTGCTGATGATTCTGGGATTTGTGTGGATGCTCTTTCTGGGGAACCGGGAGTATATTCCGCAAGATTTGGTGGTCTTGGGCTTACCGATAGAGAACGTGCTCTCTATTTACTTGAAAAGTTAGGAGAGAATCCGAATAGAAAGGCATATTATAATTGTGTTGTGAGTTATGTAGATACGATTCACCAAGTTTCCTTTGATGGAAAGGTAGAAGGGTTCATCACCCATGATTATGATGAAATTGGAAAGTATGGATTTGGATATGATCCTATTTTTTATTATCCGAATTTCGGAAAACGGTTTTCAGAAGTCCCAGAAGAAGAAAAAAACAAAGTCTCACACCGAAAAAAAGCGATGGAACTATTTTTGGAATGGTTTCAAAATATTCAGTAA
- a CDS encoding DUF389 domain-containing protein, which yields MALFGGATGIIANTRKEKGTAIAGVAIATALMPPLCTAGFGLSQGNWQYFFGAIYLFLINSIFITIATFIFVRYMEFPKVDWGLYKEKETKIKLYLAIFSFIVIIPSVFTAYQIVRSSFFKGKAEEFIRKEIITNGRRVLEKNIVYGNQSKIEITLLGSKIDQTQEEELKNKLKYYSLEGTELVLLQDLSTTGMDKLKFEILSEIYQNQMDIGNVNTEKIAKEEMEKLKAYIQLRCGEKEIELITRLAK from the coding sequence ATTGCTCTTTTTGGAGGTGCGACCGGAATCATTGCCAATACAAGAAAAGAAAAAGGAACTGCCATTGCAGGAGTTGCCATTGCGACGGCCCTCATGCCTCCACTTTGTACCGCAGGTTTTGGACTTTCCCAAGGTAATTGGCAATATTTTTTTGGAGCTATTTATTTATTTCTCATCAATTCTATCTTCATAACAATCGCAACCTTCATATTCGTTCGTTATATGGAGTTCCCAAAAGTGGATTGGGGTTTGTACAAAGAAAAAGAAACCAAAATAAAACTGTATTTAGCCATTTTTTCATTTATTGTGATCATACCATCGGTCTTCACTGCCTATCAAATTGTTCGTTCCTCGTTTTTTAAAGGCAAAGCAGAAGAGTTCATCCGAAAGGAAATCATCACAAACGGAAGAAGGGTTTTAGAAAAGAACATTGTATACGGCAATCAATCAAAAATTGAAATCACATTACTTGGTTCCAAAATTGATCAAACTCAAGAAGAAGAACTCAAAAACAAGTTAAAATACTATTCGCTGGAAGGCACAGAACTTGTGTTACTACAAGATCTTTCTACAACAGGAATGGATAAATTAAAATTCGAAATCCTCTCCGAAATTTACCAAAACCAAATGGACATCGGCAATGTAAATACAGAGAAAATTGCAAAAGAAGAAATGGAAAAACTAAAAGCCTATATCCAATTACGTTGTGGGGAAAAAGAAATCGAACTCATCACAAGGCTTGCAAAATAA